GAGAATGTTGAAAAGAGTGTTTGTAGAAACCGTGGACtccatattaaaaattgtaatgtatccagggagaaaaattttaaaattttatatactattacaatCCATGAAATGGATAAGTAACTTCTTACACCGACAATCCACTCCCAAGTGCGATATCCAAAACCAAAAGTAATATAATGCGCTATCTCTAAAGACTGCCAGTATTCATCTGGGACATACCATGAACGAATTATATATAGATGGAACAATCTTATAGTCAATAATGATGCACAAACAGTCAACGATGTTGGATATTTCATGTTTCAACAATGGACGATTGCACATTTATGTATCTTCTTAATttctcttcttttttttttgattatcagtctgaaaaatacataatataagtaatttattaattaataataaattatgacatgGATAAGTTAAAGGCtagtttacttaaatattttacagactTAAAACAATCTGTcttcaaaaaaatgcaaaatgaaaTGTTACTATTTCAAAGGCCGTCAAGAAGTTCAAGATAAGACAAACGTTCAAATCGTTTATATGAGTGTCTGGTTAAGTTTTTAAGTTCttaatataccaattatataaaaatttatattaagtactaCCTATGGCTATGAGGTGCCTAATTGGAAAATATAACGTAACAAATActacatataaattacataaacattaaatttaaactgttAATTGATTTAATGAGACTTATACCTgtggttttataaattattattattcaataagtacTCGCATAATTgcatttttcatttaacaaGTTTTACTGTTTAATACTGCTAGCAATGCTGTTGTAGTGCTGTAgcaattcaaaaatcaaaatcttatCTTATCTATCGTGTTAAATTTTACTTGTGTCTTGAGCATAGACCTATAAAGAGTAAAGACCTATATTAATAAGTCTATGGTCTTGAGCACGACTTTAAATTGTTCTATGGTGATGCCATCGGCATTctcttctttttaattttttctattagatTTTATCAAGAagaatagaataaattattaattatacaataataaaacaatgtttatgaattatacACATGTACACATGTACGAACtatgaataggtaattaatCAAGTTAGAAAATGTACCAACTACCAAGAGTCatggttttaaaaatgaatatatttttcaaaaaaccgaaaaaacatGTAATgaaagtatacactatacattatcTCAGTGTGGCCCATAAATATGGCCGATGACTGATAACAGATAGATATTAGATAACTCCGATCAATTTATCAATAGAcaacacgattaaagatagtactatctatagccgtgatagacaataacattattatcaattggcacgtggttttaacttttagaaacaatatattttattatttaatatttatctaattattaatttaacagttTACTACTTATTTTGCATTGTATCGAGTATTTGAGCCAAAAGGATTTCTGAGTTTCGtagctttttaattatttctttattcaaGTGAGTTTATgagcttaatttatttatttaattcatctaTTCCGTGGTTTAACGTTGTACTTaggtaattactatttattgtttataatgtgCATTTTCATTTGAATGTAGATTGGAAAAATGGACGAAGAAACGTTAATTGGCTTTAATGATATAGCCACATTAAAACCAGAGGTCAAACAAAAAACTGGCAAAAGATCGGGAGGTTTCCAAGCCATGGGATTGAGTTTCCCTGTACTAAAAGGAGTTCTTAAAAGGGGTTACAAAGTTCCCACTCCTATACAGAGAAAAGTAAGGCCAGACCTAAAACTATGTTTTTCTTGACattgtttgattatattttcTCCTTTTTGGCATTATTTTTCAGACAATCCCTATTGCTTTGGAGAACCGTGATGTTGTAGCTATGGCTCGCACCGGTAGTGGAAAAACTGCTTGTTTTTTGATACCAATGTTCGAAAAATTGACTCAGCACACTGTAAATGGCCATAGAGGAATACGCGCTTTAATTTTATCACCAACTCGAGAACTTGCGGTTCaggtaatattttatggatttaTAAATGTCATTTCTGAGCAATGCAATGTCTTAAAATCCTTAATATTCATCACACAtagaaaacattataaaaattgttatgctGCTGTGAACTAACCAATCCGACTACATTCATAGTCttgtatgtgtattttatattatattaatcaggATTGGAAGCTATTAGGGTTAACTTGAtagtttctaatattattatttaaaataagtcataatgttattatgggAACCATTGTTCCATTAACATTTAATCATATACAATTAATCAATGTTGTATATCGAGTaacttaatgtttattaaattaattagtaactaccttattaaataatacattacccTCAGTTgccaaaaaatgaattaatataataatatatttggctaaatacctattattattatttttcttaataaattatgactaaTCTAACTATCTATAGTCTATTCTCTGTTCCAAATGAGATTAGTACCAGGCAGCGACCAGTTTTTGTTTGAAACGGTCAGGTCCCGTCCCCATTACATTGATCGCATTATGTTCTGTCACGTGACGAAGCCACGTCTATGCGTACTACTTGGCCACAAGGTACTGATCTCATTTGGAACAGAGTATAAGTAATGTAGCCTGTAGGATAGTTCTTgtaagttcaaaatatatttatggtatattgtattaaataaataaaaaaagacaaatcttattaatttaagttatcatttataaaagtattatttatattgtgaatataatttgatttcagacattgaagtttttaaaagaaataggAAAGTTTACTAATTTGAAATCGGCCGTGATATTAGGAGGTGATCCAATGGAAGCCCAGTTTAGCACAATGCACAGTGCTCCAGATATTGTTGTAGCAACTCCAGGTCGATTTTTACATTTATGTGTAGAAATGTCTCTGAAGTTGCCTTATATTCAATATGTTGTTTTTGATGAAGCAGATAggtaaggttttttttattaaactgatttactatattatattttacaaccaATATATGTTGTTTTGTAGGCTTTTTGAAATGGGTTTTGGTGAACAATTAACAGAAATTATTGCTCGTCTACCAGAGACTCGACAAACGTTGCTTTTTTCGGCTACTTTGCCAAAAGTTTTAGTTCAATTTGCTCGAGCAGGACTTTCTGATCCCGTTCTTATAAGGTtagatctatattataattgttcttagtgtaattttgatgaaaatataatttttatttaactcttacctttttaatatagtttatactacaCTCTATTCACGTTTAGAAGCAACCCAGGCCGCCGACTAATGCGCATGGGCGTGGATCTCTTAGCTCACTTTTGTCCTAATAAATTGTCATTATCATTAAAGTGGGGAGATCGGTTGGGAGTGACCTGTCTGCCACCGACGAAAACTGATCGCTTCTAAACGTGAATAGAGTATAAATATCCTAAATATTAGtcttgaatattttaaactttagatTAGATGTTGAATCAAAAATACCCGATACACTAGGACTAGGATTTTTGAATGTGCGACCCGAAGAACGAGATGGTGCTCTATTATGTCTCCTGAAATATGTTGTCAAACCAGATTCTATGACTATAATTTTTGCTCCGACCAAACATCATGttgattttattcatttagtaagttttcttcaaaaatagtttcaatatacattttgtacctattatcattgattataaatactaagtactagtatttataatcaatactaTTTATCTATTGGATCTTACAAAATCTATGTGGTATACTCTTAAACCTATTtcataaattagattttatgtACATGTTTATTTTAGCTTCTGGATTTTCAAGATATACCAAATACATTCATATACTCTGATTTGGATCCAACGGCCAGGAAAATAAATGCTAGTAAATTTCAAACAGGCAGTGTGAAAACTCTCATAACAACTGACATAGCTGCGCGTGGTATTGATATTCCACAGTTGGATACAGTTATCAACTACACATTTCCAGCAAAGTCTAAATTGTTCGTGCACAGAGTTGGTaagtaaatacctattagatataaaatatatattatttttttatcgtactcaaaaactattgtctattattattctataggaCGGTGTGCTAGAGCTGGAAAAGTTGGTCAAGCATATAGTTTAGTGACACGTGATGAAATGTGTTACTTATTAGATCTACATTTGTTCTTGGGCCGTCCATTTAGTCCTGTGCTCGAAACACCAAAGTCCGATGATGATACTGATGGCCTTTTTGGTATAGTACCTCAGCTGTTATTGGAAGAAGAACTAGGACAGTTGACAAGTTGGTATACATCATCCATTGATGTGGTAAGTTTAATGTTTTGCATATGTAATCaaaggacatattattatttcttttattgtatagtttatatgttatgtataatgttatgtattgtTCTAGATAAATTCTCTGAAAACTTGTACAAATggttataaaaactatatcaaGTCTAGGCCAGGGGCGTCTGTTGATAGTGTCCGTAGAGCTAAGAAAATAAACCTATCAGTTATTGCAGAGCATCCAATGTTTCAGAAAATAATTGCAGCAGATATGGGACGTATTGATTTTGTTAGCCGTATTAAAAACTTTAGACCAGAAACCGTAAGTCATTGTTAGCATAGTAATGGTGCACAATAAGAGGGAATAagttaataaagttaaaattcactaaattaattcaactttaatattttaattatttctgtagAAATGTTCTATTTAGGCAAAGATACATCTATTTAAATCACTATTAAATACCAACTAAGTGTcgtaatacctaatttaaatattatattattttatagacagTGTTTGAAATGGGTCAGTCTACAAACTCAATACCATTACTTCAGATGAAATTGTTAAGAGAAAGAAATATGCCCAGCGTTATTAACTATCATCGGAAAAAGCGTGAACAACTTGATGATTCTGAAGGGGTGCGGTTGAAAAAAGTTGATTTGCCATCGAGTGATCAAACTGAGATTAGTGAaacatttaatgatattatcacACAAAGACCTCGCGTAACTGGtcaaaaaaagagaaaaaatctaaaaaaaacaaaacaaacagttaagtctgaacattttataccatACCAACCAGCTGATTGTTATACAGAAGAGGGGTAagtgaatgaaaatatataaaattaataaccattTTAAACACTTGGTCTTACACATTGTATTATTTCAGTTTGGCTGTTGATAACTTGAAATCAAGTGAAGGAATATTGGATTTGATGGGAGATTCGGAACAGTCACTAGCTAAACAAAATTCGAATAAACGTAAATGGGATCCAGTGAGTCATAAATATGTAACTGCACAGAGTCTTGAGAAAAATCaagtgaaaaaaatcaaatctgaGTCTGGGCATTGGATACCAATTACATACAAAAGTGATAGGTATGAAAAATGGCAGGAGAAATCAAAATTGAAGAACTCTGCAGCTGAAGGAAATAACGAAGAAGATGAAAAGAAAATAGCACCTTGTAAGTacagtataaatgtaatatttttggaagCCATAATCATTAAATTCCTATCCATTCATACTTCATATCTTAACCAGTTAACCATAGTTATTGAGATTGCCAGGTGAAGAATGGTCCATAATCTCATTAGAAAACTAATTAAAGATGCTCTGGctttggaatattttaaaattcaacatatttttatgattattatcatattatttatcaacaaGTACTTTAATTCTGTACACTTTGCGTTTTTTCATTTTAGTGTTCCGATTTAAATTAGACACTCGTTGGGGACGTCACAATGCTAAATTGCGTGAACAACAATCTGAAAGCCGTCTGAAATTGGACACTAAACACATACTGAAACAGAGAATAATTAAAGAGCACCGTAGAAAGAAGAATGGCAGGAAACCtgttaaaaaagataaaattcgCAAGAAGAGtgctaaatttaataaaatttaactgtgtaaaatcattgtttaggtataattacatattattataaaaaaaattaatattaattatagtaaacgAATTGTCATTTCAAACTTTCATGACCTCTCGTTATTACAACAACAACACTGTATATGAATacagaataactatttttagcaCAATCGAGATTAACTGTCTACCTAGAAAgcaatgtgtataaaaataactgcGGATTGGTGTTTGAGTGcctaatatatgtttatattccaataaaattattatattattttatattgtatcacaatttagttttttatacgGAGGAAGATGAGACCAGACAACTTTTACGGTGTAAGAGGTGTgataatcggaaaaaaaaatctCGGATAAAAAGTTCAGAGTTCTTGTACAATTCTACAGTTCTAGTGGTTgtactttgtattttaatgtgtaatgtataaaattattgtaattagtacatacatattttgttatctacCACAATAACTTAGGATCTTTTGACCCTATACCTATTTGGTATTTTGGTCATAATGTAAGAAAGAggtgtgattaaaatattatattgttaaatgttaattgcactattataatattaatgtaagtactattgtatttattattttagactttaaattaattgaatttttccTAGTGTGGGATTCTTAGTCAAAACATAAGACAGAGGTGTGATTGAATATATACTATTACAAGGATAGCGGATAGGTATTACTTCacacatttttcataataattagttataagtaggtaccttagGGTGACCCTTAGCTTActcttgtacattttttttttaatcgtacaGTTTACAGCACCCAcccattttttgttaatacccaaaaaaataatacctgcaaaattttaaatcaatcattcaattttaagcCGTGCCCCCAGACACTTGAAGTTGATtagttttgtcattttttacagAAAAGCCTATATATTGTgctacaactttttttttttcaaccaaaaaatattaaacaataaatattgtgtcgGAAATTATATGAGGATCtcaaaaatgtgattttatacattattacattgtttattactgagataattacaattttaagtaaaaaatatataaaagctcataaaatcccactaaatggtattttttcgttttttttatttataccagtCGAACggttcaaaatacaataaaattacatatttacaaaattatttaaaattaaattttctaataaaaatatgttttaaataatttgactttgcTAATACATTACAGACTTGTAGCTAAATATGCAGTAAAcacatctaaataaatatattattaaaatatttatacaatttttcttaaaaaatacacttaaatacacttaaaaatatataataatttatatatatatttatatctattggGAAATCTTTTCTTACAATCTCCAGAATATCTTAAACAATAATGtagataatgatataaataggtatatttgattATCAAATCAAAAACCCAGTAACCAGCTTGCTGCCcaatagcattttctatataaaatgttccgTTTTAGAACATGGAACTGCTGAAGCACAAGCATTTATTGTTTTGGACACATTAACAGATTGGAACCTAAATGATTCAGTTAAAGCTCTATCTTTCGATACAACAGCAGTAAATGTTGGTAAAATAGGAGGTACTTGTGTTTTACTTGAACGACATTTAGGAAagaaattactttatttacccTGCCGTCATCATATATTCGAAATTGTTCTCCGGAGTATTTTTGATTGTAAAATGGGTAAATTAACTGGAAAAGATGTACCAATTTTTAAACGATTCAAGTTGTCTtggaataatttaaacaaacagAACTTTAAATCAGGTATTACAGaaaaagatgtaaaaaaaatcattaaaccaGAAATGAGAAATCTTTTagagtttttaaaaatcaatttaaataatgctCAACGTAGAAACGATTATAAAGAATTACTAGAATtggcattaattttttttggtgaaaaaCCAAAAACTCCAACGTTTTTTCATGTACTAGGTGCCATTCATCATGCAAGGTGGATGGCTAAggcaatttattgtataaaaatttatttatttagaaatgaaTTTAAGCTAAGTGCCAGAGAAAAAAACTGCACTTCACCATGtatgtgtgtttttaataattatatacatcgaAGCATGGTTTGAGACAACTTCCGTAACTGCTGCACCTCATAACGACTtgctttttttgaaaaagttgtaCAACTACCAAGAAATAGATGCAGAAATATCAATGGTAGCAgtctcaaaatgtattaatcattTATGGTACTTGAGCCCCCAAGCCATGGGATtgacattttttgataaaaatttaaatactgagataaaaagaaaaataatgacaCGATTAGATAGTAACAACAGTTCAAATGAAAGtacaaaacgtttaaaactgAACAACAGTGATATGGAcgagtttataaaaaatataaaatagatattttcgCTAACAGTGAGACCCGAgattttttcaaactatttaatttGGATGGAAGTTTTCTTGAAAATGATCCATCGACTTGGGATAACAttcatagttataaaaatgcattaaatattgtaaCCAAGTTATGAGTAGTACATGATACGGCAGAGCGGGATATTGAGTTGATGGAGGATTACAATACGTTATTGACAATCAACGAAGAGCAAAAACAGCTTGTTTTGCAAATTGTAAGTGACTACAGGAAAAAGTTTCCCGATTGTGACGTGAACAAAAAagtattgtttcttttttttcgttttatcgAGTGTGTAATCAATTATTACAgattaaaaatcgttaaaatatatattttaaataaaaaaactcattaGTCGATTATACACGGTATAAACGCtacacagatattataatataggtattcaaagaaatatttaagccATTAAACACTAAAGGCGACGAAAACTGCAGctgaataaatcataaaataacgcATTACACCGGCGAATACGACATGGACAGTTATATAAaccagtggcgtgccgaacagtcattttttgaggcaattgcctcaagggaaatttgggttggtgggtgggtgtgttagtgtagatgtgcaacttatacctaaaaaagcttaataatatttattattttgaataataaaaaaaaatagtgaaaaaactgttggtggtggggagggggatcaaattgtatagtttgcctcaggtctgcttgtcagttcggcacgccactgataTAAACCATACatgaattgtaaataataataatatatgtattagaaCGCGCGAACGTCAATATAGTCGAAATTcgaatagttaatacaatataaaaattaatggtaACATATTTTCTACATAATTATAGACTTGAGTTGTAATATcctaatttaaacaaaacttgGTACCTACCTTTTTACTAGGAAATCACTTTTTAACGGTATGTGAGTTTTGacagttgtacaataatatattaattataggtataattaaaaaaataggtggTTCGACCTTTATGGATaatggaaaatgtaatacatttctGTAGCAcgtgtataacataaatacatgataataatatgaatatagcGTCTACGCCAGGCATGTCAAACTCAAAGTATCAAGTGGGccaaatatattgaatagtttaCTATTTGGGCCGCACATAATAATTTAGCGaaaacattttgtacaaattttttaattttattctttatgttCACGAATACagcaattaaaactaaattaaataaatttatcagaAGATAAgacagtataataatgtataccaaAAATACCATTCCCTAAGAATCTATGATAGTCGTGacacaatacattaatattttattatttttttttttgtccatgtATATTGGTAGTCACGGGCCACAAAAAAATGAGCCGCGGGCCGCGTGTTTGACATGCCTGGTCTAcgcgaaataatattatgattgtgtgATATTAAGTATAATCATTCATTgagacatattatactaaacttttaaatctataggcttattaaaataactttatcatGAGTTACAATACTTACAAGTGTAATAACTTATACGTTATAACGTACGCCGTCTACgtgtctttaaaatataataattataccaaatcgttaatgtaaaatgtttaaacaggTATAAATTTAGCGCAATAGACTGTCTCAAAAAcatacctttttttattttggcgcAAATAGACCGTACTcaaaacgaattaattttttttggcgcTATTTTAGTGTGGCGTTTCGTGGAGGGCTCTGCCCCACACGCCTACCTTTTACTGATTTATGTTAATGAAataagcttttaaaaaaaatcatg
This portion of the Acyrthosiphon pisum isolate AL4f chromosome A1, pea_aphid_22Mar2018_4r6ur, whole genome shotgun sequence genome encodes:
- the LOC100569301 gene encoding ATP-dependent RNA helicase DDX54, yielding MDEETLIGFNDIATLKPEVKQKTGKRSGGFQAMGLSFPVLKGVLKRGYKVPTPIQRKTIPIALENRDVVAMARTGSGKTACFLIPMFEKLTQHTVNGHRGIRALILSPTRELAVQTLKFLKEIGKFTNLKSAVILGGDPMEAQFSTMHSAPDIVVATPGRFLHLCVEMSLKLPYIQYVVFDEADRLFEMGFGEQLTEIIARLPETRQTLLFSATLPKVLVQFARAGLSDPVLIRLDVESKIPDTLGLGFLNVRPEERDGALLCLLKYVVKPDSMTIIFAPTKHHVDFIHLLLDFQDIPNTFIYSDLDPTARKINASKFQTGSVKTLITTDIAARGIDIPQLDTVINYTFPAKSKLFVHRVGRCARAGKVGQAYSLVTRDEMCYLLDLHLFLGRPFSPVLETPKSDDDTDGLFGIVPQLLLEEELGQLTSWYTSSIDVINSLKTCTNGYKNYIKSRPGASVDSVRRAKKINLSVIAEHPMFQKIIAADMGRIDFVSRIKNFRPETTVFEMGQSTNSIPLLQMKLLRERNMPSVINYHRKKREQLDDSEGVRLKKVDLPSSDQTEISETFNDIITQRPRVTGQKKRKNLKKTKQTVKSEHFIPYQPADCYTEEGLAVDNLKSSEGILDLMGDSEQSLAKQNSNKRKWDPVSHKYVTAQSLEKNQVKKIKSESGHWIPITYKSDRYEKWQEKSKLKNSAAEGNNEEDEKKIAPLFRFKLDTRWGRHNAKLREQQSESRLKLDTKHILKQRIIKEHRRKKNGRKPVKKDKIRKKSAKFNKI